CGCCATCGCGTCTTCATCAGGCGCCTAGCGAACCCCATTCGCATCATAGTGCACTTCGGTCAAGGTCATGGCGCGCGCTGCGCCCGGATCCATTGCCGGGTCCAGCGCGGCGATCTGACCGATGTTACGAAAGCGGGCACCCATCAATTTGGTGCGAACCCCTTAGCGCTTGTAGTGATTGAAGATCGCGGTCACCGACTTCACGCCGGGATCGTTGCGCCCGGCCATTGCAACCTCGTCCCAGTCGACGTCGGTGGTCTTTTCAGCCCGCCGCTCTAGTATCAGTCGTAGATGAGCCCGACGAACAGCGAGATCAGCGTCACGCGGGCATCGGAGCAGCCGGGCCTGCCCCGCCATGTGGCGCTGCGCTGGGCGCAGCGTCTGAAGCGGGTGTTCGGCATCGAGATCGAAAGCTGTGGGCGTTGCGGGGCGGGGCTGAAGATCGTGGCGAGCATCGAGGACCCCGCGGTGATCGCGCGCATCCTTGCGCATCGGTATTACACATCGGACAGGCCGCAAGAGCAGCGTGTGCTGCACGCGGCGCGCGCACCGCCGGGCGGGTATCGGCAGGACGAGCGCACACCGTGCACTGGCGCTACAGGTGCAGGGCGGCGTGTTGCGCTCGACGATCGGGGCACGGGTGATGACGGGCGACGCAGGCGTCATCGCGCGCTGTCGGGCCGGGGTGGCCAGCCGATCCAGGGCCGATGGAGGCCTTCGGCGCATCGGCGCGAGGCTGGCCGGCCGCAGGCAGCAGCGCGTTGGGGCTGGCAGGGGCGTTTGAAAGTACTATCCGCTCCGCGCACGTGGCGATCGAGGTCGGTGAGCGCGAGCCGGCAGCCCTCTCCCTACAGCGCGCTGCCGATCCGCGCCAGCGCCATCAGCGAATCCCACGACCGCTGGCCGTCGATGGTCAGCGGTCGTGTCCGGGGCAGAGCGATTCATCGCGGGGAATATGTCGACCGCGTGGTGGCGCGACTCGGCCTCAGTTCGCGGCCAGCACCGACTCCAGCCATGCGCAGGTGGCGAAGAGTTCGGCATCACGGTGCGGCGCGGCGATCACCTGCAGGCCCAGCGGCAGGCCCTGCACGCTGAACACCGGCAGGCTCACCGCCGGCGCGCCCAGGTAGGAGGCCGGTATGTTGAATACCGTGTCGCCGGTCGCCTCGATGCCCAGCGGGGCTGCACCTGTGGCGCTCAGCGTGATCAGCGCGTCGCAGTCACCCGCGACCATCACGTGCGTCGCCCGGGCGGCCTCGCGCTCGGAGAGCAGTGCGCGATAGTCGGCGGGCGTGAGCTTTTCTGCCTCGGCCAGGCGTCGGCTCAGGAAATCGCTGAGCAGGCGTGGATCGCGCGCGCGGTAGGCGCTCAGCGGCCATACCGATTCGTAGGCGACGATCTGCTGGGATACCGGGGCGGCCCGATCCATGAGGGTCTCGAGCCGCGCAAGGCCGGCGTGCTGCGTCCGGCGGACCACCTGCACGCCGGCGCTCTCGATGCGCGCGATAGCCGCGTCGAACGCCGCCTTCGCATCCGCTTCCGCGACTTTCCAGCCCGCAGTCTCGAGCACGCCGATCCGCGCGGGGGGGCGCGATGCTGGCATGTCGCGCGGGCCGAACAGCCCGGGATGCCCGGGATCGCCACCGGCGCGATCCGCGATCTCCCGGGCCACGATCCACGCATCGGCCAGGGTGGCAGCGATCGGACCATGCGCCGACTGGCTCAGTCCGTCATGCGAGCCGCCCCGGTTGATCGCGCCGAACGTCGGCTTGAAGCCCACCGCACCACAGTAGCTCGCGGGCCGCAGCAGCGACCCGATGACCTGGGTGCCGATCGCAACCGGGAGCATGCCGCAGCCCACCGCAGCGGCCGATCCGCTGCTCGATCCGCCCGGCGTGCGACGGGGATCCCAGGGATTGCGCGTGCCGCGTGGCACCATGGCGGCGAACTCGGTGGTCACCGTCTTGCCGAGGATGATCGCGCCGGCCTGCCGCAGCGCCAGCGTGCTGGCGGCATCGCGCCCGGAGCGATAGCCCTCGAACACCGGCGAGCCGCACTGGGTCGGCATGTCTGCTGTCTCGATCAGGTCCTTGAGTCCGACCGGCATGCCGTCGATCCGCGACAGCGGGGCCCCAGCCTTCCAGCGTTGCGTCGATGCGCGGGCGCTGTCGCGCGCCGCCTCGATCTCCACATGAACGAAAGCCCCCACTTCGGGTTCGAAGGTCGCCATGTCGGCGAGGCAGCGCTCAAGAAAGGCTTCGGGCGTGTCGCGTGCGGCGGAGAAGTCGGCGACCGCGGCGACGAACGAGCGGCGCCGGGGGGAGGGCAGGGGCATGTCGAGGGGATCCGTGCGGAAGTTCGCCTGAGCGGAATGCCCAAGGGAAACCAAGTATAGCGTTCACGCCCGCGCTGCGCAGCAGCCCTTTAGGCGCGGCTGCGTGCGGCGAGTACGGGTGGGTCGCGCTGTCGGGCGAGGCCTACTGCCGCTCGATCTTCGCCTGCTCGACCACGCGACGCCACTTTGCGATCTCGGACGCCATCAGCTGGCGCATGCCCTCCGGCGTGGAGCCGCGCAGTTCAATGCCGATCTCCCGCAACCGCTCGATGACCTCGGGGAGGGCGATCGAGGCGTGTACCTCGCGGTGCAGCCGGTCGATGATCGCGCGTGGCGTCTTCGCCGGACCGGCAAGTCCATTCCACGCGGTGGCCTCGAACCCGGGCAGGCCAGCCTCGGCGACCGTCGGCACCCCGGGCAGC
Above is a window of Rhodocyclaceae bacterium DNA encoding:
- a CDS encoding amidase, which encodes MPLPSPRRRSFVAAVADFSAARDTPEAFLERCLADMATFEPEVGAFVHVEIEAARDSARASTQRWKAGAPLSRIDGMPVGLKDLIETADMPTQCGSPVFEGYRSGRDAASTLALRQAGAIILGKTVTTEFAAMVPRGTRNPWDPRRTPGGSSSGSAAAVGCGMLPVAIGTQVIGSLLRPASYCGAVGFKPTFGAINRGGSHDGLSQSAHGPIAATLADAWIVAREIADRAGGDPGHPGLFGPRDMPASRPPARIGVLETAGWKVAEADAKAAFDAAIARIESAGVQVVRRTQHAGLARLETLMDRAAPVSQQIVAYESVWPLSAYRARDPRLLSDFLSRRLAEAEKLTPADYRALLSEREAARATHVMVAGDCDALITLSATGAAPLGIEATGDTVFNIPASYLGAPAVSLPVFSVQGLPLGLQVIAAPHRDAELFATCAWLESVLAAN